A window of the Dioscorea cayenensis subsp. rotundata cultivar TDr96_F1 chromosome 14, TDr96_F1_v2_PseudoChromosome.rev07_lg8_w22 25.fasta, whole genome shotgun sequence genome harbors these coding sequences:
- the LOC120275202 gene encoding putative clathrin assembly protein At5g57200, whose amino-acid sequence MGTWRKAYGALKDSTKVGLAKVNSEFKDLDIAIVKATNHVECPPKERHVRKIFAATSIVRPRADVAYCIYALSRRLGKTRNWTVALKTLIVIHRILREGDPTFREDLLNYSHRGHVLQISNFKDDSSPLAWDCSAWVRTYALFLEERLECFRVLKYDIETERLVRPSQTGAKGHSRTRTLGCPDLLEHLPALQQLLFRLLGCQPEGGAFGNYLIQYALALVLKESFKIYCAINDGIINLVDMFFEMSRYDAIKALDIYKRAGQQAENLSEFYEFCKGLELARNFQFPTLRQPPPSFLATMEEYVREAPRFGSGSSKALEYQETNLLTYKEEEAAPPPESPKPVEEEPPVETEEPPEPIIEAASQPETIGDLLGLDEINPMAAELEQSNALALAIIQPGDEPSSTRTGGLFGSEKNSSGWELALVTAPSSNTSHVVESKLAGGFDKLLLDSLYEDATRRQQIAAANPFQAQDPFATSNNIAPPPNVQMAIMAQQQQQYYYQQQQQQQQQMMMVPHTYQPHYNPPSQIGAANPFGDPLVGFGQPAPQHGHSSLI is encoded by the exons ATGGGGACATGGAGGAAGGCGTATGGTGCGCTCAAGGATTCCACCAAGGTCGGCCTCGCCAAGGTCAATAGCgaattcaag GATTTGGATATAGCGATCGTCAAGGCCACGAACCATGTTGAATGCCCACCGAAGGAACGGCATGTGAGAA aAATATTTGCAGCTACATCGATTGTTCGGCCAAGGGCTGATGTGGCTTATTGCATATATGCTCTCTCAAGGAGGCTGGGGAAGACAAGGAATTGGACG GTCGCATTGAAAACATTGATAGTTATTCACAGAATATTGAGAGAAGGTGACCCCACGTTCAGAGAAGATCTTTTGAATTATTCACATAGAGGACATGTTCTACAAATATCTAATTTCAAAGATGATTCAAGCCCCCTTG CTTGGGATTGTTCTGCATGGGTCCGGACTTATGCTCTCTTCTTAGAAGAACGGCTCGAGTGCTTTAGAGTCTTGAAATACGATATTGAAACGGAACGGTTGGTGAGGCCCTCACAAACTGGTGCTAAG GGACACAGTAGGACAAGGACTTTAGGTTGTCCGGATCTGCTAGAACATCTACCAGCTTTACAGCAGCTGCTATTCCGACTTCTGGGTTGCCAG CCTGAAGGAGGAGCATTTGGCAACTACCTTATACAGTATGCGTTAGCACTG gttCTGAAAGAGAGCTTCAAAATCTACTGTGCCATCAATGATGGGATCATTAACCTTGTAGACATG TTCTTTGAGATGTCAAGATATGATGCTATTAAAGCCCTTGACATCTATAAGAGGGCTGGTCAGCAG GCTGAAAACCTTTCTGAATTTTATGAGTTCTGCAAAGGGCTGGAGCTTGCCCGAAACTTCCAGTTTCCAACTCTTAGACAG CCACCACCCTCTTTTCTTGCTACGATGGAGGAGTATGTTAGAGAAGCACCTCGGTTTGGATCTGGTTCAAGTAAAGCGTTG GAATATCAAGAGACAAACCTTTTGAcctacaaagaagaagaagcagctcCTCCACCGGAGAGCCCAAAACCTGTTGAAGAGGAACCACCTGTGGAAACTGAAGAACCACCAGAACCAATCATAGAGGCTGCTTCTCAACCAGAGACTATTGGAGATCTTTTG GGTTTGGATGAAATAAACCCTATGGCTGCTGAACTGGAACAAAGCAATGCCTTGGCTTTAGCAATCATCCAGCctg GGGATGAACCAAGCTCAACCAGGACTGGTGGcttgtttgggagtgaaaaaaATTCCTCAGGATGGGAATTAGCTTTAGTGACTGCTCCGAGCAGCAATACAAGCCATGTAGTTGAAAGCAAACTG GCTGGTGGATTTGATAAGCTCTTGCTCGATAGCTTGTATGAAGACGCTACCAGGAGGCAACAGATAGCAGCTGCCAATCCTTTCCAAGCTCAAGACCCGTTTGCCACGTCCAACAACATCGCACCTCCACCGAATGTTCAGATGGCTATAATGGCTCAGCAGCAACAGCAATATTActatcagcagcagcagcagcagcagcagcagatgATGATGGTTCCTCACACTTACCAACCACATTATAATCCTCCTTCGCAGATAGGCGCTGCAAATCCCTTCGGCGATCCATTGGTTGGCTTCGGGCAACCTGCTCCTCAACATGGCCATTCTAGTCTGATTTAa
- the LOC120275649 gene encoding uncharacterized membrane protein At1g16860-like translates to MGSRFPSHQLSNGLYVSGRPEQPKEKPMTMSSTAMPYTGGDIKKSGELGKMFDIHVEKSRKSGPLNVSSRNASFGGAASHSGPIPPNTAGRSSYSSGNVPSAVIPGSTSGLVTGGSNRQKSNSGPLRHGDSVKKSSGPQSGGVTPMARQNSGPLPPVLPATGLITSGPISSGPLNSSGAPRKVSGPLDSTGSIKLHSAVAHNQAVTTLSLEDEYSFRRSLPKTILWAVILLFMMGFIAGGFILGAVRNPILLIVVVIIFGVVVALFMWNSCWGRRAIVGYITRYPDAELRTAKNGQYVKVSGVVTCGNVPLESSFRKVPRCVYTSTCLYEYRGWDSKAANPQHRRFSWGLRSSERHVVDFYISDFQSGLRALVKTGCGARVTPYVDNSLVIDINPNNKDLSPEFISWLGHQNLSSDDRVMRLKEGYIKEGSTVSVMGVVQRNENVLMIVPPSEPFSTGCQWAKCILPASLDGIVLRCEDSSKIDVIPV, encoded by the exons ATGGGTTCCAGATTCCCATCACATCAGCTCAGCAATGGCCTGTATGTCTCAGGCAGGCCTGAGCAGCCAAAGGAGAAGCCTATGACAATGAGCTCCACAGCCATGCCCTATACAGGAggagatataaaaaaatctgGAGAGCTTGGAAAGATGTTTGACATTCATGTGGAGAAATCCAGGAAATCCGGGCCCCTTAATGTTTCTTCCAGGAATGCATCATTTGGGGGTGCTGCTTCACATTCAGGACCTATTCCACCTAATACTGCTGGCCGATCAAGCTATTCATCTGGTAACGTTCCTTCTGCAGTGATTCCAGGTTCCACATCAGGACTTGTCACCGGAGGTTCAAATAGACAGAAATCCAATTCTGGACCCCTGAGACATGGGGATTCTGTTAAGAAGTCATCTGGCCCTCAATCTGGAGGTGTCACTCCAATGGCACGGCAAAATTCTGGCCCCCTTCCACCTGTGCTCCCTGCTACAGGGCTCATTACATCTGGGCCAATATCATCAGGGCCACTTAACTCATCTGGTGCCCCTCGAAAAGTTTCTGGTCCTCTTGATTCTACTGGATCAATCAAACTGCATAGTGCTGTTGCTCATAACCAAGCTGTCACTACCCTAAGCTTAGAGGATGAGTATTCGTTCAGACGAAGTTTACCCAAAACAATACTGTGGGCTGTGATTCTTCTATTCATGATGGGTTTTATTGCTGGAGGGTTTATTCTTGGTGCTGTTCGTAATCCCATCCTTCTCATTGTCGTCGTCATCATATTTGGTGTTGTTGTAGCACTTTTTATGTGGAATTCTTGCTGGGGACGGCGCGCCATAGTAGGATATATCACTCGCTATCCCGATGCTGAGCTTAGGACTGCAAAAAATGGGCAATATGTGAAGGTGTCGGGG GTTGTTACTTGTGGCAATGTTCCCCTTGAGTCATCATTTCGAAAGGTTCCCAGATGTGTATACACATCTACTTGTTTATATGAATACAGGGGTTGGGATTCCAAGGCTGCTAATCCACAACATCGGCGCTTTTCATGGGGCCTCCGATCTTCGGAG CGACATGTGGTTGACTTTTACATATCTGATTTCCAATCTGGGTTACGGGCCTTGGTCAAAACGGGATGTGGGGCAAGAGTGACTCCGTATGTTGACAATTCTCTTGTTATTGACATAAACCCAAACAACAAAGATCTGTCTCCAGAATTTATCAGTTGGTTGGGTCATCAGAACCTCTCAAGTGATGATCGTGTGATGCGCTTGAAAGAAGG GTACATCAAAGAAGGGAGCACTGTGAGTGTAATGGGAGTTGTCCAGAGGAATGAAAATGTGCTTATGATAGTTCCTCCATCAGAACCATTCTCAACCGGATGCCAATGGGCGAAGTGTATCCTCCCTGCAAGCCTAGATGGAATAGTTTTGAGATGTGAGGACTCTTCAAAGATCGATGTGATACCGGTGTAG